The following are encoded together in the Flavobacterium sp. TR2 genome:
- a CDS encoding Dps family protein — MKTNILGLPVKESELLVKELNVLLSNFQVYYQNLRGIHWNIRGKRFFDLHVKFEELYTDAQLKIDMIAERVLTIGGTPLHTFEDYIKNNKLAVGKNISNDEKAVQLIVHSLSDLLKIEREILNKSDEINDEGTNSMMSDFIAEQEKTIWMMNAWLEESL; from the coding sequence ATGAAGACAAATATTTTAGGATTACCTGTAAAAGAATCAGAATTGTTAGTAAAAGAACTGAATGTTTTATTGTCAAACTTTCAAGTGTATTACCAAAACTTGAGAGGAATTCACTGGAATATTCGTGGAAAGCGTTTTTTTGATTTACATGTAAAATTTGAAGAATTATATACAGACGCACAGTTAAAAATTGATATGATTGCAGAAAGAGTGCTAACAATAGGAGGAACGCCACTGCATACTTTTGAAGATTATATTAAAAACAATAAATTAGCGGTTGGGAAGAATATTTCTAACGACGAAAAAGCAGTTCAATTGATTGTTCATTCGCTATCAGATTTATTAAAAATCGAAAGAGAAATATTGAACAAATCTGATGAAATTAATGATGAAGGAACCAATTCTATGATGAGCGACTTCATTGCTGAGCAGGAAAAAACAATTTGGATGATGAATGCTTGGTTAGAAGAATCATTATAA
- a CDS encoding LysR substrate-binding domain-containing protein, whose product MTITQLQYVLAVAEHKNFTLAAEKCFVTQPTLSMQIQKIEEELNILIFDRSKKPIQLTDIGQKIVSQAKNIVNEADRIKDIVEQQKGFIGGEFRLGIIPTIMPTLLPMFLNNFIKKYPKVKLLIEELNTEEIILKLKNGHLDAAIAATPLEDEKIKEIVLYFEPFVAYIPEHHASFQKEEIEVADLNLNEILLLQDGHCFRDGILNLCKNVSDADQNNFQIQSGSFETLIKLADEGLGTTLLPYLHTLDLKESDKLKLRNFKEPKPAREVSLIYPKSELKMQIIDALRSTIAGVVKGAIVFQNVQIISPLQKKAQ is encoded by the coding sequence ATGACTATAACTCAATTGCAATATGTGTTAGCGGTTGCTGAGCATAAAAACTTCACCCTTGCTGCTGAAAAATGCTTTGTAACACAGCCAACTTTAAGTATGCAGATACAAAAAATTGAAGAAGAACTTAACATTTTAATTTTCGACAGAAGCAAAAAACCGATCCAGCTTACTGATATAGGGCAAAAAATTGTAAGTCAGGCAAAAAACATCGTAAACGAGGCTGATCGCATAAAAGATATTGTAGAACAGCAGAAAGGTTTTATTGGCGGAGAATTTCGTTTAGGGATTATTCCAACGATTATGCCTACACTTTTGCCAATGTTCTTGAACAACTTCATTAAAAAATATCCAAAAGTAAAACTCTTAATCGAAGAGCTTAATACAGAGGAAATTATTTTGAAATTGAAAAACGGACATCTTGATGCGGCGATTGCTGCAACTCCGCTTGAAGACGAAAAAATCAAAGAAATCGTATTGTACTTTGAGCCATTTGTGGCCTACATTCCTGAGCATCATGCCAGTTTCCAGAAAGAAGAAATTGAAGTAGCCGACTTAAACCTGAATGAAATTCTGCTTTTGCAAGACGGTCACTGCTTTAGAGATGGCATTTTGAATTTGTGCAAAAATGTCTCAGACGCCGACCAGAATAATTTCCAGATTCAAAGTGGAAGTTTTGAAACCTTGATTAAATTGGCAGACGAAGGCCTTGGTACAACGTTACTTCCGTACTTGCACACCTTAGACTTAAAAGAATCCGATAAACTGAAACTTCGAAATTTTAAGGAACCTAAACCGGCTCGAGAGGTAAGTTTGATCTACCCAAAGAGCGAATTAAAGATGCAAATCATTGATGCACTCAGATCTACAATTGCTGGCGTTGTAAAAGGTGCAATTGTTTTTCAAAATGTTCAAATCATTAGTCCATTACAAAAGAAAGCGCAATAA
- a CDS encoding sensor of ECF-type sigma factor, translated as MKIKNILPLLLFLTSFSIFAQNGKIDEKREKIKAFKVSFLTTELELTSTEAEKFWPIYNAYDDKQYELKYLKMKTYLKQLKDDNLKNLSDKEAATLLSQIESTDKEIYQLREKYMSSLKKVLPAKKILLLKKSEDDFNRKLLQQYRDKANKD; from the coding sequence ATGAAAATAAAAAACATTTTACCGCTACTGCTCTTTCTGACAAGTTTTTCAATTTTTGCACAAAATGGAAAAATTGATGAAAAGCGTGAAAAGATTAAAGCTTTTAAAGTGTCATTTTTAACTACAGAATTAGAATTGACTTCAACTGAAGCCGAAAAGTTTTGGCCAATTTATAATGCTTATGACGATAAACAGTATGAATTGAAGTATTTGAAAATGAAAACTTATCTGAAACAGTTAAAAGATGACAATCTTAAAAACCTTTCAGATAAAGAAGCGGCAACGTTACTATCTCAAATCGAAAGTACAGATAAAGAAATATACCAGCTTCGCGAAAAATACATGAGCAGTCTGAAAAAAGTGCTTCCTGCAAAAAAGATACTATTGCTTAAAAAATCTGAAGACGATTTTAATCGAAAATTATTGCAGCAATACCGCGATAAAGCTAATAAGGATTAA
- a CDS encoding nucleoside triphosphate pyrophosphohydrolase family protein, whose translation MKKQLDAVTEFHTAFRIGHSTTPKADVGAEKKLLRYNLMKEENEEYYEAVQNNDLVEIADALGDMMYILCGTIIEHGLQDKIEAVFDEIQRSNMSKLGEDGQPIYREDGKVMKGPNYFKPDFSKLF comes from the coding sequence ATGAAAAAACAACTTGATGCCGTTACAGAATTTCACACTGCTTTTAGAATTGGCCACAGCACGACTCCAAAGGCTGATGTGGGAGCAGAGAAAAAATTGCTTCGTTATAATTTAATGAAGGAAGAAAATGAGGAATATTATGAAGCGGTACAGAATAATGATTTGGTTGAAATTGCAGACGCGCTTGGAGATATGATGTATATCTTGTGCGGAACCATTATCGAGCACGGACTTCAAGATAAAATAGAAGCTGTTTTTGATGAAATTCAGCGCAGTAATATGAGTAAATTAGGAGAAGACGGACAGCCAATTTATCGTGAAGACGGAAAAGTGATGAAAGGGCCAAATTATTTTAAACCTGATTTTTCTAAATTATTTTAA
- a CDS encoding SulP family inorganic anion transporter → MTKKINLFANLKSDFASGLVVFLVALPLCLGIAMASGAPLFSGIIAGVVGGIVVGYLSQSHISVSGPAAGLTAIILTAITDLGAFNVFLMSVFIAGLIQLALGFLKAGSISNYFPTNVIEGMLAGIGIIIILKQIPHAFGYDADFEGDQAFIQNDGSNSFSFLFDVLNHIHLGAVVVSAVSLVILLAWEKVPFLKRIKLVPGALVAVIAGVVLNEIFLSTGSTLAIAKEHLVSLPVPKSFEDFKSIIITPDFTAITNPQVWVVAITIAIVASIETLLCIEASDRMDVQKRYTNTNVELRAQGVGNIVSSLLGGLPMTSVVVRSSANNNAGAKSKMSAIIHGVLLLISVLSIPAILNKIPLATLATVLILVGYKLAKPATFMHFWEKGKYQFVPFIATLVFVVATDLLKGVALGIIISIIFVLRGNLKRAYVFKKEEYEDGDIIHIDLAQEVSFLNKAAIKQTLNEIPENSKVVINAHDTEYIAHDVLDLIREFKETRAVDENIKVKLKGFKEAYELENTPENSNHVTIEHYYDVAKREMVKREVVREE, encoded by the coding sequence ATGACAAAAAAAATCAATCTTTTTGCCAACCTTAAATCTGATTTTGCCTCAGGTTTAGTGGTTTTCTTGGTGGCTCTTCCGTTGTGTTTAGGTATTGCAATGGCTTCTGGAGCGCCGTTATTTTCTGGAATTATCGCTGGTGTTGTGGGGGGTATCGTTGTAGGATATTTGAGCCAGTCGCATATTAGCGTATCAGGTCCAGCTGCTGGGTTAACAGCTATCATTTTAACCGCTATTACCGATTTAGGTGCGTTCAATGTATTTTTAATGTCTGTTTTTATTGCTGGATTAATTCAATTAGCATTAGGATTTTTAAAAGCGGGAAGTATATCGAATTATTTTCCAACAAACGTAATCGAAGGAATGTTAGCGGGTATCGGAATTATCATCATCTTAAAACAGATACCGCACGCTTTTGGCTATGATGCAGATTTCGAAGGAGATCAAGCTTTTATTCAAAATGATGGAAGCAATTCATTTTCATTTTTGTTTGATGTTTTAAATCACATTCATTTAGGAGCTGTGGTGGTTTCGGCAGTTTCATTGGTCATTTTATTAGCTTGGGAAAAAGTGCCTTTCCTAAAAAGAATAAAACTGGTTCCAGGAGCTTTGGTTGCTGTTATTGCTGGAGTAGTTTTAAACGAAATATTTTTATCTACAGGAAGCACTTTGGCAATTGCGAAAGAACATTTGGTTTCTTTGCCAGTTCCAAAATCTTTTGAAGACTTTAAATCAATTATAATTACGCCTGACTTCACTGCTATTACAAATCCGCAAGTTTGGGTAGTTGCCATTACGATTGCCATTGTCGCTTCTATCGAAACGCTGTTATGTATTGAAGCTTCTGATAGAATGGATGTGCAAAAACGTTACACCAATACAAATGTAGAGCTTAGAGCGCAAGGTGTTGGTAATATTGTAAGTTCTCTTTTGGGAGGTTTGCCAATGACTTCTGTCGTAGTTAGGTCATCTGCGAATAATAATGCAGGTGCAAAATCTAAAATGTCTGCCATCATTCATGGTGTGCTTTTATTGATAAGCGTATTGTCTATACCAGCTATTCTAAACAAAATTCCATTGGCAACATTGGCTACCGTTTTGATTTTGGTTGGATATAAATTAGCAAAACCAGCAACTTTTATGCATTTCTGGGAAAAGGGAAAATACCAGTTTGTACCTTTCATTGCAACTTTGGTCTTTGTTGTTGCGACAGATTTGCTAAAAGGTGTTGCGTTGGGAATTATCATCAGTATCATCTTTGTTTTGAGAGGAAACCTAAAAAGAGCTTATGTCTTTAAAAAAGAAGAATACGAGGATGGGGATATCATTCATATCGATTTAGCTCAGGAAGTTTCGTTTTTGAACAAAGCGGCTATCAAACAAACTTTAAATGAAATTCCGGAAAACTCAAAAGTCGTTATCAATGCTCATGATACGGAGTATATTGCGCATGACGTTTTAGATTTGATTCGCGAATTTAAAGAAACCAGAGCAGTTGATGAGAATATCAAAGTGAAGCTCAAAGGGTTTAAAGAAGCCTACGAATTGGAAAATACGCCAGAAAATAGTAACCACGTAACGATTGAACATTATTATGATGTGGCAAAAAGAGAAATGGTTAAAAGAGAAGTTGTTAGAGAAGAATAA
- the can gene encoding carbonate dehydratase: MRKFYEQLLENNKKWVETSLAKDPNYFADLAKGQQPPLLWIGCSDSRVPANEIVGAKPGEVFVHRNIANMVVHSDMNMLSVLDYAVNVLKIKHIIVCGHYGCGGVKAAMGHQSVGIIDNWLRHIKDEYRLHDKYLNSIENEEERFNAFVEINTKEQVYNLAKTSIVQNAWKNGQDLMLHGWVYGLNSGFVTDLNVNIASNDELDEVYQLDL, from the coding sequence ATGAGAAAATTTTATGAGCAGTTATTAGAGAACAATAAAAAGTGGGTAGAAACTTCATTAGCAAAAGATCCTAATTATTTTGCTGATTTAGCAAAAGGACAGCAGCCGCCATTATTATGGATTGGATGTTCTGATAGCCGTGTTCCTGCAAACGAAATTGTTGGTGCAAAACCAGGTGAAGTTTTTGTGCACAGAAACATTGCCAATATGGTTGTACACTCTGATATGAATATGTTGAGTGTTCTTGATTATGCAGTAAATGTTTTGAAAATTAAGCACATTATCGTGTGCGGGCATTACGGATGCGGTGGCGTGAAAGCTGCAATGGGGCATCAGTCTGTTGGAATTATCGATAACTGGCTGCGTCATATTAAAGATGAGTACCGTCTGCACGATAAATATTTAAACTCAATTGAGAATGAAGAAGAGCGTTTTAATGCTTTTGTTGAAATCAATACTAAAGAGCAAGTTTACAACTTAGCAAAAACATCTATTGTTCAAAATGCTTGGAAAAATGGCCAAGACTTAATGCTTCACGGATGGGTTTACGGATTAAATTCAGGTTTTGTAACTGACTTAAATGTAAACATTGCTTCGAATGATGAGCTGGACGAAGTTTACCAATTAGATCTTTAA
- a CDS encoding LETM1-related biofilm-associated protein — MINPSAPGWIDKFFSEQKFSEAIPFETVDSFYYKVRETGFIYGHIIAIDSQVPIPIKGWFKTEISKVALLNTLYHVFCLEKRNSEPKNFISEVLKFYKQMNPEGFNLFKMLLPKDTPSLSLENIIDQRVQTNDSIISKNFSHLVTNALLFIDVLAFRQYLEHGEIPEKYLKRIEETVLGIVGLALKTKTVKSQHDDLLIKLFEASIRYSKFSKVTVETLETLNLDYFKNRLEQYYLIDMAGMALWSDGVVENEESYFLYALGSTMGVPDEFVTKSMDTTNTFITTHKKKIPYFNYSNPVKHFYDQMTHSVVKLIIRNKNRLIKEIVQSKELMVLLAYSTTRDLDAKEKKKVKKQLLDICKTIPSLTIFLLPGGSLLLPILIKFIPTMLPSAFNENLDENE; from the coding sequence ATGATTAACCCATCAGCACCAGGCTGGATCGATAAGTTTTTTAGTGAACAGAAGTTTTCAGAAGCTATTCCTTTTGAAACTGTAGATTCGTTTTACTATAAAGTAAGAGAAACAGGGTTTATTTATGGCCATATTATTGCTATAGATTCTCAAGTTCCAATCCCGATCAAAGGCTGGTTTAAAACCGAAATTTCAAAAGTAGCTTTACTGAACACTCTCTATCATGTTTTTTGTTTGGAGAAAAGAAATTCGGAACCTAAAAATTTTATTTCAGAAGTTTTAAAGTTTTACAAACAAATGAATCCAGAGGGATTTAATTTGTTTAAAATGTTATTGCCCAAAGACACTCCTTCGCTATCTCTGGAAAACATTATAGATCAGCGAGTTCAAACCAATGACAGCATCATCAGTAAAAACTTTTCGCATTTGGTAACCAATGCGCTATTATTTATTGATGTTTTGGCATTTAGACAATATTTGGAACATGGAGAAATTCCTGAAAAATATTTAAAAAGGATTGAAGAAACTGTTTTAGGAATTGTTGGTTTGGCTTTAAAAACCAAAACCGTAAAATCGCAGCACGACGACCTTTTAATAAAACTTTTTGAGGCTTCAATACGCTATTCGAAATTTTCAAAAGTTACTGTCGAAACTCTGGAGACTTTGAATCTTGATTACTTCAAAAACAGACTTGAACAATATTACCTAATCGACATGGCCGGAATGGCTTTATGGAGTGATGGTGTAGTAGAAAACGAAGAATCGTATTTCTTATATGCTTTAGGATCAACAATGGGAGTTCCAGACGAATTTGTAACGAAAAGTATGGATACAACCAATACTTTTATCACCACTCACAAAAAGAAGATTCCGTACTTTAATTATTCGAATCCTGTTAAACATTTTTATGACCAAATGACGCATAGCGTAGTCAAATTAATCATACGAAACAAAAACAGGCTGATTAAAGAAATTGTTCAAAGCAAAGAATTAATGGTGCTTCTTGCCTACTCTACAACGAGAGATTTGGATGCAAAAGAAAAGAAGAAGGTAAAAAAACAGCTTTTAGACATTTGTAAAACCATTCCGTCGCTCACCATATTTTTACTTCCAGGAGGAAGTTTGCTGCTCCCTATATTGATTAAGTTTATTCCAACAATGCTGCCCTCAGCATTTAATGAGAACTTAGACGAGAACGAATAA
- a CDS encoding branched-chain amino acid aminotransferase, whose translation MSTTQTSKIEIIKAASTKINEVDFDNLSFGAVFTDHLFECDFKNGQWQNPVIKPYAPILMDPSSKVFHYGQAIFEGMKAYKDENNDIWLFRPDENYKRFNNSAVRMAMPEIPESIFMDGLNELLKIDQQWIQRGNGASMYIRPFMIATGPGVIANPSDEYKFMILLSPAKAYYGGEVKVIIAEHFSRAANGGIGAAKAAGNYAAQFYPTNLANKDGFQQVIWTDDATHTKLEEAGTMNVFFRINDTLLTAPTSERILDGVTRKSLIAMAEKEGLKVEVRPVIVSELVEAAKNGSLKEIFGAGTAAVISVIKGFSYKDEYFEMAPVENSYASFLKEKLTSLQNKLSEDTYGWTVKVQ comes from the coding sequence ATGAGTACAACTCAAACGAGCAAAATTGAAATCATTAAAGCTGCTTCTACAAAAATAAACGAAGTAGATTTTGACAACTTAAGTTTTGGTGCTGTATTTACAGACCATTTATTCGAATGCGATTTTAAAAACGGGCAATGGCAAAATCCTGTCATTAAGCCTTATGCTCCTATTTTGATGGATCCATCTTCAAAAGTCTTCCACTATGGGCAAGCTATTTTTGAAGGAATGAAAGCTTATAAAGACGAAAACAATGACATTTGGCTGTTTAGACCAGATGAAAATTACAAACGTTTCAATAATTCTGCTGTTCGTATGGCAATGCCAGAAATTCCAGAATCTATTTTTATGGATGGTTTAAATGAATTATTGAAAATTGACCAACAATGGATTCAGAGAGGAAATGGAGCAAGTATGTACATTCGTCCTTTTATGATTGCTACAGGTCCTGGAGTTATCGCAAATCCTTCTGACGAATATAAATTTATGATTTTACTTTCTCCTGCAAAAGCATATTACGGAGGCGAAGTAAAAGTTATTATTGCAGAACATTTCAGTAGAGCTGCAAATGGCGGTATCGGAGCTGCAAAAGCTGCCGGAAACTACGCAGCTCAATTTTACCCAACTAACTTGGCAAACAAAGATGGTTTCCAACAAGTTATCTGGACTGATGATGCAACGCACACAAAACTAGAAGAAGCGGGAACAATGAACGTTTTCTTCAGAATTAACGATACTTTATTGACAGCTCCAACAAGCGAAAGAATTTTAGATGGTGTTACTAGAAAAAGTTTGATTGCAATGGCTGAAAAAGAAGGATTAAAAGTAGAAGTTCGTCCAGTAATTGTTTCAGAATTGGTAGAGGCTGCTAAAAACGGATCTTTGAAAGAAATCTTCGGAGCAGGAACGGCAGCTGTAATTAGCGTTATCAAAGGATTCTCTTATAAAGATGAATATTTTGAAATGGCTCCAGTCGAAAATTCTTACGCTTCTTTCTTAAAAGAGAAACTAACAAGTCTTCAAAACAAACTTTCTGAAGATACTTACGGATGGACAGTTAAAGTTCAATAA
- a CDS encoding SRPBCC family protein, translated as MKILKYLFLFALLSFVALTVFVATQKGDFSVERSKVINSPRTTVYNYLNDFRNYEDFESWSVEDPTIKMTYANKTSGNGATFYWDGAEGKGNSIILKTKDGESIDQKMQFDGTEADVNWTLKDTLNGKTKVTWKGKGTMSFLFKIYTALHGGSDRVIGTIYEKSLANIDKNLDYETKTYAVKVDGVVKKTETPYIKQTFTSEIAKVSKNARIVIPKLIRFSETNGLSAVGKPFIIYHTYDTKTGLAKISICLPINKEILTSSGSDILAGKLNGFDAVKTTLNGDYSHRNEAIAKTTAYINNQKIIPDLSWSHLEILTLSKLDVKASSKLVTEIYFPIKPKVVPVAAEPVYTPESAGGETPSEPRTEQPRTEPVKRKPAAPAPAPAQTPAQEEDSEF; from the coding sequence ATGAAAATTCTAAAGTATTTATTTCTTTTTGCACTTTTAAGCTTTGTTGCCCTTACTGTTTTTGTTGCTACACAGAAAGGAGATTTTTCTGTAGAAAGAAGTAAAGTTATCAATTCGCCTCGTACAACAGTTTATAATTATCTGAACGACTTTAGAAATTACGAAGATTTTGAATCATGGTCTGTTGAAGATCCTACAATTAAAATGACCTACGCTAATAAAACCAGCGGAAATGGGGCTACATTTTATTGGGATGGTGCTGAAGGAAAAGGAAATTCTATTATCCTTAAAACGAAAGACGGAGAAAGCATCGATCAGAAAATGCAGTTTGACGGTACTGAAGCAGATGTAAATTGGACTTTAAAAGATACTTTGAACGGAAAAACAAAAGTTACTTGGAAAGGAAAAGGAACTATGAGTTTTTTATTTAAAATATACACTGCTCTTCATGGGGGTTCTGATCGAGTTATTGGAACTATCTATGAGAAAAGTTTAGCCAATATTGACAAAAATTTAGATTACGAAACCAAAACTTATGCTGTTAAAGTAGACGGAGTGGTTAAGAAAACAGAAACTCCTTACATCAAGCAGACTTTTACCAGCGAAATTGCCAAAGTAAGCAAAAATGCAAGAATTGTAATTCCGAAGCTTATTCGTTTTAGCGAAACAAATGGTTTATCTGCGGTAGGAAAACCTTTTATCATTTATCATACCTATGACACTAAGACTGGTTTGGCCAAAATTTCGATTTGCCTTCCAATCAATAAAGAAATTTTAACAAGCTCAGGAAGCGATATTTTAGCAGGAAAACTAAATGGTTTTGATGCTGTAAAAACAACTCTTAACGGAGATTACTCTCATAGAAACGAAGCTATTGCAAAAACAACAGCTTATATCAACAATCAAAAGATTATTCCAGATTTAAGCTGGTCGCATCTTGAAATTTTGACATTAAGCAAATTGGATGTAAAAGCTTCTTCAAAATTGGTAACCGAAATTTATTTTCCAATAAAACCAAAAGTAGTTCCTGTAGCTGCCGAACCTGTTTATACTCCAGAAAGCGCTGGCGGAGAAACTCCAAGCGAACCTCGTACAGAACAGCCGCGCACAGAACCTGTAAAACGCAAACCAGCTGCACCTGCACCTGCTCCCGCGCAAACACCTGCACAAGAAGAAGATTCAGAATTTTAA
- a CDS encoding RNA polymerase sigma factor, with protein sequence MIDEKEFIKQLLTPETQNIAFQKLLSDYQKPLYSHIRNIVLNHDDADDVLQNTFVKVFQNLKNFKGESKLFSWMYRIATNEALTFLSQKAKLSGITSEDLQNKTIDGLKADLYFDGDEIQIKLQKAIVTLPEKQQLVFKMKYFEELKYEEIADILGTSVGALKASYHHAVKKIELYVTSN encoded by the coding sequence TTGATAGACGAGAAAGAATTTATAAAACAATTATTAACCCCTGAAACGCAAAACATTGCGTTTCAAAAACTCTTGTCTGATTATCAGAAACCTTTGTATTCTCATATTCGAAACATCGTTTTGAATCATGATGATGCCGACGATGTATTACAGAACACTTTTGTAAAAGTCTTTCAAAATCTTAAAAACTTTAAAGGAGAGAGCAAACTTTTTTCCTGGATGTATCGTATTGCCACCAACGAAGCTTTGACTTTTTTATCGCAAAAGGCAAAATTAAGCGGGATTACGTCTGAAGATCTGCAGAACAAAACAATAGACGGCTTAAAAGCTGACCTATATTTTGACGGAGATGAAATTCAGATCAAACTTCAAAAAGCAATTGTAACGCTTCCAGAAAAACAGCAATTAGTTTTCAAAATGAAATATTTTGAAGAATTAAAATATGAAGAAATTGCAGATATTTTAGGAACATCCGTCGGAGCTCTTAAAGCATCTTATCATCACGCAGTAAAAAAAATCGAATTATATGTTACATCAAATTAA
- the mnmD gene encoding tRNA (5-methylaminomethyl-2-thiouridine)(34)-methyltransferase MnmD, producing the protein MKREIIKTLDGSTTIRLPEWDECYHSKHGAIQEAKHVFIKNGLLLFENPISILEIGFGTGLNAFITFLEAIRKNQKIDYVGVEAYPVDADEILEMNYAAELEALEFENIFEKMHKSEWDEKAEICDLFSLTKRKQFFHEINDFETFDLIYFDAFGYRVQPELWSTEIFQKMYNSLKPNGVLVTYAARGVVKRSMIEVGFTVEKLTGPPGKREMFRAYKKV; encoded by the coding sequence GTGAAAAGAGAAATAATTAAAACGCTAGATGGCTCAACTACAATTCGTTTGCCAGAATGGGACGAATGCTATCATTCCAAACACGGAGCAATTCAGGAAGCAAAGCACGTTTTTATCAAAAATGGACTTTTATTATTTGAAAATCCTATAAGTATATTAGAGATAGGTTTTGGTACTGGTTTGAATGCTTTTATTACTTTTTTGGAAGCTATTAGAAAAAATCAGAAAATAGATTACGTAGGGGTAGAGGCGTATCCTGTTGATGCAGATGAAATCTTAGAGATGAATTATGCCGCTGAACTTGAGGCATTGGAATTTGAGAACATTTTTGAAAAAATGCATAAAAGCGAATGGGATGAAAAAGCAGAAATTTGCGATCTATTCTCGTTAACCAAAAGAAAACAATTTTTTCACGAAATAAACGATTTTGAAACTTTTGATTTGATTTACTTTGATGCCTTTGGGTATAGAGTGCAGCCGGAGCTTTGGAGTACCGAGATTTTTCAGAAAATGTACAATAGCTTAAAACCTAATGGTGTTTTGGTTACATACGCTGCAAGAGGAGTTGTTAAAAGAAGTATGATAGAGGTTGGATTTACGGTAGAAAAATTAACAGGTCCACCAGGAAAAAGAGAAATGTTTCGAGCTTATAAAAAGGTTTAA
- a CDS encoding superoxide dismutase family protein, producing MKKLIVSFAIITALIIGCKTNNKSNDAKTLTVALEPKSNSKVAGTATFVEKNGKVTFTAKITGLEPGVHAIHIHEKADCSAADGSSAGGHWNPTFKKHGKWGVGEYHKGDIGNFTTDEKGNGSITLSTDEWCIGCGDSNKDVLGKGLIVHAGTDDFTTQPTGNAGGRVACAGIIK from the coding sequence ATGAAAAAACTAATTGTTTCTTTCGCTATAATTACAGCCTTAATCATTGGCTGTAAAACAAATAACAAGTCAAATGATGCTAAAACTCTAACTGTTGCATTAGAACCAAAAAGCAACAGCAAAGTTGCCGGAACTGCTACTTTTGTAGAGAAAAATGGCAAAGTAACTTTTACCGCAAAAATAACTGGTTTAGAGCCAGGCGTTCACGCCATCCATATTCATGAAAAAGCAGATTGCAGCGCTGCAGACGGAAGTTCTGCTGGAGGACACTGGAATCCTACTTTCAAGAAACACGGAAAATGGGGAGTTGGAGAATATCACAAAGGCGATATCGGAAACTTTACCACTGACGAAAAAGGTAACGGATCTATCACTTTAAGCACTGACGAATGGTGTATTGGATGTGGTGACAGCAACAAAGATGTTCTAGGAAAAGGCTTAATTGTACACGCAGGAACAGATGACTTTACCACTCAGCCAACTGGAAATGCCGGCGGAAGAGTAGCTTGTGCAGGAATCATCAAATAA